The following are encoded in a window of Phycisphaerae bacterium genomic DNA:
- a CDS encoding type II toxin-antitoxin system HicB family antitoxin has translation MIFHVKMEQAEDGWFVIECPALPGCVSQGKDEKEALENIREAITAWLWAEDQKAAAELSRSSDAQPIVVAV, from the coding sequence ATGATCTTTCACGTCAAGATGGAGCAGGCCGAAGACGGTTGGTTCGTTATCGAGTGTCCGGCCTTGCCGGGATGCGTGTCGCAGGGCAAGGACGAAAAGGAGGCGCTGGAGAACATTCGCGAAGCCATCACCGCATGGCTCTGGGCCGAGGATCAGAAGGCAGCCGCCGAGCTGTCGCGATCATCGGACGCTCAACCCATCGTCGTGGCGGTGTAG
- a CDS encoding heme-binding protein — MSDITTRQAQNVVKAALAKAEGMGVKMNIAVVDAGANLRAFIRMDGAWLGSIDIAIKKAKTARFFDMPTGEIGKLSQPGGSLYNIEHSNGGLITFPGGLPIRDKDGTVIGAIGVSGSVVENDHAVAEAGAKAIE; from the coding sequence ATGTCGGACATTACGACCAGGCAGGCGCAGAACGTGGTGAAGGCGGCGTTGGCGAAGGCGGAGGGGATGGGCGTGAAGATGAACATCGCGGTGGTGGACGCGGGGGCGAACCTCAGGGCGTTCATCCGGATGGACGGGGCGTGGCTGGGCAGCATCGACATTGCGATCAAGAAGGCCAAAACTGCCCGGTTCTTCGACATGCCGACCGGCGAGATCGGCAAGCTCTCCCAGCCGGGCGGGTCGCTGTACAACATCGAGCACTCCAACGGCGGGTTGATCACGTTTCCCGGCGGGCTGCCGATCAGGGACAAGGACGGCACCGTGATCGGGGCGATCGGCGTCTCGGGCAGCGTGGTGGAGAACGACCACGCGGTGGCTGAGGCGGGAGCCAAGGCCATCGAGTAG
- a CDS encoding SPFH/Band 7/PHB domain protein, translating to MLLAQELEFNWVLILAFVVIFLIILLAMAIKIVAEYERLVIFRLGRCIGYRGPGLVWIIPVVDRPVRVDLREQFLEIPRQTCITEDNASISIDFLIYWKVTDSVKSVVEVANFAGASQGIATTTLRAVVGDITLDEVLAKREQINQILRTKMDEVTERWGVKVTSVEIREILPPREIQEAMTRQMSAERNRRAVVTEALGTREARITVAEGEKQAAILQAEGYRQAQLLNAEGLALAIKQIFDQVSKVDEKTMAIQYLDAFKALGASPSTKFVVPMEFMNLVRPFADYAAKSNEAKA from the coding sequence ATGCTGTTGGCGCAGGAACTGGAGTTCAACTGGGTGCTGATCCTGGCGTTCGTGGTCATTTTCCTGATCATTCTGCTGGCGATGGCGATCAAGATCGTGGCTGAGTACGAGCGGCTGGTGATCTTTCGTCTGGGCCGGTGCATCGGCTATCGCGGGCCCGGACTGGTCTGGATCATCCCGGTGGTCGATCGTCCGGTGCGGGTGGATTTGCGGGAGCAGTTCCTCGAGATCCCGCGGCAGACGTGCATCACCGAGGACAACGCGTCGATCAGCATCGACTTTCTGATCTATTGGAAGGTGACCGATTCGGTCAAGTCGGTGGTCGAGGTGGCGAATTTTGCCGGCGCTTCGCAGGGAATCGCGACGACCACGCTGCGGGCGGTGGTGGGTGATATCACGCTGGACGAGGTGCTGGCCAAGCGCGAGCAGATCAACCAGATATTGCGGACGAAGATGGACGAGGTGACCGAGCGGTGGGGCGTGAAGGTCACCAGCGTCGAGATTCGCGAGATTCTGCCGCCGCGCGAGATTCAGGAGGCGATGACGCGGCAGATGTCGGCCGAGCGGAACCGCCGCGCGGTGGTCACCGAGGCCCTGGGCACCCGCGAGGCCCGGATCACGGTGGCTGAGGGCGAAAAGCAGGCGGCCATTCTGCAGGCCGAAGGCTATCGTCAGGCCCAGCTCCTCAACGCCGAGGGGTTGGCCCTGGCGATCAAACAGATTTTCGACCAGGTCAGCAAGGTCGATGAAAAGACGATGGCCATCCAGTACCTCGATGCGTTCAAGGCCCTCGGCGCCAGCCCCTCGACCAAATTCGTGGTGCCGATGGAATTCATGAACCTCGTCCGCCCCTTCGCCGACTACGCAGCGAAATCAAACGAAGCGAAGGCGTGA
- a CDS encoding nodulation protein NfeD, whose product MRTHGPGWVDRITMILMAIALAVCAVGQGPATQPSTQPEPLTLAGKVLVLRVTGTIDPAVADYLAEGIERADPEQYQAVVIELDTPGGLVTSMQEIIKAILGSEVPVVTFVWPEGAGAGSAGTFVTIASHVAAMAPGTRIGAATPVGVGGQTPEGAMGTKLLNDAIAYARSLAELRGRNVEWAEEAVRSGESLPASVAAAKNVVDLMATSLTDLLTQIDGKVVEVSGRNVRLSTQGAEIVRLEPTWVQEFLHAISNPEVAYILLMLGVWGLYFELASPGMIFPGVVGGVCLILGMYGLYILPTNLAGILLIILAVVLFIAELKTTTNGILTVGGIAAFVLGSFMLFPAQSPFGRVPWDLILVTTVMTAGFFLLVMVLVIKAQRRRVVMGVERLAGMQGVAQSALTPGGVVLVEGEQWTAQSVDGPVQAGEPVEVVAVDGLKLKVRRAQGSRREA is encoded by the coding sequence ATGAGAACGCACGGCCCGGGCTGGGTGGACCGCATAACGATGATCCTCATGGCTATCGCGCTGGCGGTTTGCGCGGTCGGCCAGGGGCCCGCGACCCAGCCTTCAACCCAGCCGGAACCGTTGACGCTGGCGGGCAAGGTGCTGGTGCTGCGGGTTACCGGGACGATCGACCCGGCAGTGGCTGATTACCTGGCGGAGGGCATCGAGCGGGCCGATCCGGAGCAGTACCAAGCGGTGGTGATCGAGTTGGACACGCCGGGCGGGCTGGTGACCTCGATGCAGGAGATCATCAAGGCGATCCTGGGCAGCGAGGTGCCGGTGGTCACGTTCGTCTGGCCGGAAGGCGCGGGCGCCGGTTCGGCGGGCACGTTCGTCACGATCGCCTCGCACGTTGCGGCGATGGCGCCGGGTACGCGGATCGGGGCGGCGACGCCGGTGGGCGTGGGCGGGCAGACGCCGGAAGGAGCGATGGGCACCAAGCTGCTCAATGACGCGATTGCCTACGCCCGTTCGCTGGCTGAGCTTCGCGGACGCAATGTCGAATGGGCCGAGGAGGCGGTGCGCAGCGGCGAGTCGCTTCCGGCGAGCGTGGCGGCGGCCAAAAACGTGGTGGACCTGATGGCGACGAGCCTGACCGACCTGCTGACGCAGATCGACGGAAAGGTGGTGGAGGTCTCCGGTCGCAACGTGCGGCTGAGCACGCAAGGGGCCGAGATTGTGCGTCTGGAGCCGACGTGGGTGCAGGAGTTCCTTCACGCGATCAGCAACCCGGAGGTGGCGTACATCCTGCTGATGCTGGGGGTGTGGGGGTTGTACTTCGAGCTGGCGAGTCCGGGGATGATCTTCCCGGGCGTGGTCGGCGGGGTGTGCCTGATTTTGGGGATGTACGGATTGTACATTCTGCCGACGAACCTGGCGGGCATCCTGCTGATTATCCTGGCGGTGGTGCTGTTTATCGCGGAACTCAAGACCACGACCAACGGCATCCTGACGGTAGGGGGGATCGCAGCGTTCGTGCTGGGATCATTTATGCTGTTCCCAGCCCAGTCGCCGTTCGGGCGGGTGCCGTGGGATCTGATCCTGGTCACTACGGTGATGACGGCGGGATTCTTCCTGCTGGTGATGGTTCTGGTCATCAAGGCGCAGCGGCGGCGGGTGGTGATGGGCGTCGAGCGGTTGGCGGGCATGCAAGGGGTGGCCCAGTCGGCGCTGACGCCGGGAGGCGTGGTGCTGGTCGAGGGCGAGCAGTGGACGGCCCAGAGTGTGGATGGGCCGGTGCAAGCGGGCGAGCCGGTCGAGGTGGTGGCGGTGGACGGGTTGAAGCTGAAGGTGCGTCGGGCTCAGGGGTCGCGTCGCGAGGCCTGA
- a CDS encoding macro domain-containing protein — translation MADIHIEQGDITTYAVDAIVNAANNDLILGGGLAGAIARRGGPRIQEECRRHGPVRVGEAALTGAGDLPARYIIHAASMRLGGRTTAEALESTVRACLAIAEEHRLHSIAFPAIGTGIAGFPLDRCAEIMLGVVREHLEGKTALKDVYFVLFDQQAYEKFESVYDKYER, via the coding sequence ATGGCGGACATCCACATTGAACAAGGAGATATTACGACATACGCCGTAGACGCCATCGTCAATGCTGCCAACAACGACCTTATCCTGGGCGGCGGGCTGGCGGGGGCGATCGCCCGCCGGGGCGGGCCACGGATCCAGGAGGAATGCCGCCGCCACGGGCCGGTTCGGGTGGGGGAGGCGGCGCTGACGGGGGCGGGCGATCTGCCGGCGCGGTACATCATTCATGCGGCAAGCATGCGTCTGGGCGGCCGGACGACGGCTGAGGCGCTGGAAAGCACGGTGCGGGCGTGCCTGGCGATCGCGGAAGAGCACCGCTTGCATTCGATTGCATTTCCGGCGATCGGGACGGGAATCGCGGGTTTTCCGCTGGACCGCTGTGCGGAGATCATGCTGGGGGTGGTGCGGGAGCATCTGGAGGGCAAGACGGCGTTAAAGGATGTGTATTTTGTGCTCTTTGACCAGCAGGCCTACGAGAAATTCGAAAGTGTCTATGATAAATATGAGCGGTAA
- a CDS encoding NUDIX hydrolase, whose protein sequence is MDELLLKTSKFKIVRRMIEAGGDEPVTKELMVHPGGAVILPITNDGRIVMVYNYRWSVNRELLELPAGTLEPLEEPEECACRELEEETGYAAGTLRPLCRFYTSPGVTNELMHGFVATDLTQHEQHLSSDEKIKVEIMSFEQVEHAMRTGRIMDGKTLALLLYHQMLERS, encoded by the coding sequence ATGGATGAACTTCTGCTGAAGACAAGCAAATTCAAGATTGTCCGCCGGATGATCGAAGCTGGGGGCGACGAACCGGTCACCAAGGAGTTGATGGTCCATCCGGGCGGCGCGGTCATCCTGCCCATCACCAACGACGGGCGCATTGTGATGGTCTACAACTACCGGTGGTCAGTGAATCGTGAGCTTCTGGAGCTACCAGCCGGCACGCTGGAACCGCTGGAAGAGCCGGAAGAGTGCGCCTGCCGCGAACTCGAGGAGGAGACCGGATATGCCGCTGGGACGTTGCGGCCGCTTTGCCGCTTTTACACCTCGCCGGGTGTGACCAACGAGCTGATGCACGGGTTTGTCGCGACCGACCTGACCCAGCACGAGCAACACCTTTCCAGTGACGAGAAGATCAAGGTCGAGATCATGAGCTTTGAGCAGGTCGAACACGCCATGCGCACCGGCAGGATCATGGACGGCAAGACCCTTGCTCTGTTGCTCTACCACCAGATGCTGGAGCGGTCATGA
- a CDS encoding rhomboid family intramembrane serine protease translates to MSWYDRDYSREEPGHFGGGGGALNFAFPPLTPIVKYFLMANVGLLILTALTGGNRSWIYDAFALRDFTGVRLLELWRLVTYQFLHGDPWHLFVNMIGLYFFGTQLERLWGSRQFVIFYLVCGVAGGIAFLILGPLIAGEDMLVGASGAILGLLAACAILFPRMIVLFLFFPVPIRWLAIGLGVLYVLNIIWSGSLSDVCHLGGMLTGVVFIAFQPFWRQFRTEARRGQWQQRVQQEQTEQEEVDRILDKVHREGIGSLSRHEKKVLRQATEHQRNRDERIRRDLRR, encoded by the coding sequence ATGAGCTGGTACGATCGCGACTATTCCCGCGAGGAGCCCGGCCACTTCGGCGGCGGAGGCGGCGCGCTGAACTTCGCGTTTCCGCCGTTGACGCCGATCGTCAAGTACTTCCTGATGGCCAACGTCGGCCTGCTCATTCTGACCGCCCTGACCGGCGGCAACCGGAGCTGGATATACGACGCCTTCGCGTTGCGCGATTTCACCGGCGTCCGCCTTCTGGAGCTCTGGCGGCTGGTGACTTACCAGTTTCTCCACGGCGATCCGTGGCACCTGTTCGTCAACATGATCGGGTTGTATTTTTTCGGGACTCAGTTGGAGCGGCTTTGGGGATCGAGGCAATTCGTCATATTCTACCTGGTCTGCGGCGTGGCCGGAGGCATCGCGTTCCTGATTCTCGGGCCGCTGATCGCCGGCGAGGACATGCTGGTCGGGGCCAGCGGGGCGATTCTCGGCCTGCTCGCGGCCTGCGCGATCCTGTTTCCGCGGATGATCGTCCTGTTCCTGTTTTTCCCCGTGCCCATCCGCTGGCTGGCGATCGGATTGGGCGTGCTGTACGTATTGAACATCATCTGGTCCGGCAGCCTCTCCGACGTCTGCCACCTGGGCGGCATGCTCACCGGAGTCGTTTTCATCGCGTTTCAGCCGTTCTGGCGGCAGTTTCGCACCGAAGCCCGGCGCGGCCAGTGGCAGCAGCGCGTGCAACAGGAGCAGACCGAGCAGGAAGAGGTGGATCGGATTCTCGACAAGGTTCATCGCGAGGGCATCGGCAGTCTTTCTCGCCATGAGAAGAAGGTTCTGCGGCAGGCCACGGAACACCAGCGAAATCGTGACGAACGCATTCGCCGCGATTTGAGACGATAG
- the thrC gene encoding threonine synthase — protein MAELVFQQCINPQCGSTFGVDEVIFSCPRCGELLDTKYDWDRLAPPRTLRDFEGRWCTKASPYDFSGVWRFRELLPFVEPENIITVGEGRTLLQRADLLARYIGHQPGKLFLQYEGLNPSGSFKDNGMTAAFSLARKLGMRRVACASTGNTSASLAMYAGMSGTMQGIVFIGSGKIAYGKLSQALEYGALTLQVQGDFDTCLKQVRAASDRLGLYLMNSVNPFRLEGQKTIMYRILEARDWQPPDWIIVPGGNLGNSSAFGKAFAELHEFGLIDRIPRLAIINATGANTLYDLYERQGVRWNQGHIDRAKIDAHYAKLDAENYKAHTIASAIEIGRPVNLKKAIRALEICSGVVREVSDEDIMEHKAMVGRFGFGCEPASAASVAGLHLLLKEGVIAPSESVACVLTGHLLKDPDATVAYHTGINMKKATPPPVEEPKGELANRPIQVADNLDSICRVLESHTPTVARDQAPAFPSIAPLVIEH, from the coding sequence GTGGCGGAACTCGTTTTCCAGCAGTGCATCAACCCGCAATGCGGTTCGACCTTCGGGGTCGACGAGGTCATTTTCAGTTGCCCGCGATGCGGCGAACTGCTCGACACGAAATACGATTGGGACAGGCTGGCGCCGCCCCGGACGCTGCGCGACTTCGAGGGCCGCTGGTGCACCAAGGCCAGCCCGTACGACTTTTCCGGCGTCTGGCGGTTCCGCGAGTTGCTTCCGTTCGTCGAGCCGGAGAACATCATCACCGTCGGCGAAGGCCGCACGCTGCTCCAGCGGGCCGACCTGCTCGCCCGGTACATCGGCCATCAGCCGGGCAAGCTCTTCCTCCAGTACGAGGGGCTCAACCCCTCCGGCAGCTTCAAGGACAACGGGATGACCGCTGCGTTCAGCCTGGCCCGCAAGCTTGGCATGCGGCGGGTGGCCTGCGCCTCGACGGGCAACACCTCGGCCTCGCTGGCGATGTACGCCGGCATGTCCGGCACGATGCAGGGGATCGTGTTCATCGGGTCGGGCAAGATCGCCTACGGCAAGCTTTCGCAGGCTCTCGAGTACGGGGCGTTGACGCTCCAGGTTCAGGGCGACTTCGACACGTGCCTCAAGCAGGTCCGCGCCGCCTCCGATCGGCTGGGCCTCTATCTGATGAACTCGGTCAACCCGTTCCGCCTCGAAGGGCAGAAGACCATCATGTACCGCATTCTGGAGGCCCGCGACTGGCAGCCGCCGGACTGGATCATCGTTCCGGGCGGCAACCTGGGCAACAGCAGCGCGTTCGGCAAGGCCTTCGCCGAACTCCACGAATTCGGCCTGATCGACCGCATTCCGCGGCTGGCGATCATCAACGCGACCGGGGCCAACACCCTCTACGACCTCTACGAACGCCAGGGCGTCCGATGGAACCAGGGGCACATCGACCGGGCCAAGATCGACGCCCACTACGCCAAACTGGACGCGGAGAACTACAAGGCCCACACGATCGCCTCAGCCATCGAGATCGGCCGGCCCGTCAACCTCAAGAAGGCGATCCGGGCGCTAGAGATCTGCAGCGGCGTGGTCCGCGAGGTCTCCGACGAGGACATCATGGAGCACAAGGCGATGGTCGGCCGGTTCGGCTTCGGCTGCGAACCCGCCTCCGCCGCCTCGGTCGCCGGGCTGCACCTGTTGTTGAAGGAAGGCGTGATCGCGCCCTCCGAGAGCGTGGCGTGCGTGCTGACCGGGCACCTGCTCAAGGATCCGGACGCCACCGTGGCCTACCACACGGGCATCAACATGAAGAAGGCGACGCCGCCGCCGGTCGAAGAGCCGAAGGGCGAACTGGCGAACCGGCCCATCCAGGTCGCCGACAATCTCGATTCGATCTGCCGCGTGCTGGAATCCCATACGCCGACGGTCGCCCGCGACCAGGCGCCGGCGTTTCCGTCGATCGCGCCGCTGGTCATCGAGCATTGA
- a CDS encoding OmpA family protein produces the protein MYRIREVVTVVLTVLLVCGGLTGCACCRPRPKPFPETVMVEPVTAPPRPTPTPAPAPVVEPEPVVTPAPEPPPVPPAVVAAVEDLDQRYPNLFEFDRDKGMFQFRSDTTFDSGSTVVKPRARAALEKLAEILNNDQVRDRALTIVGHTDTDRVAKSATIANLRQLGKSADNQGLSEARAEAVAEVLRGGGIDAGRMTTRGVGQTQPIAENRTPEGKARNRRVTIYLATMDR, from the coding sequence ATGTACCGGATTAGGGAAGTTGTGACGGTAGTGCTGACGGTTCTGCTGGTCTGCGGGGGGCTTACTGGCTGCGCGTGCTGCCGGCCGAGGCCCAAGCCCTTTCCGGAAACGGTGATGGTGGAGCCGGTCACAGCGCCGCCCAGACCGACCCCGACTCCCGCCCCGGCTCCCGTGGTTGAGCCCGAGCCTGTGGTCACCCCGGCGCCCGAACCGCCGCCGGTTCCGCCAGCGGTGGTCGCGGCCGTGGAAGATCTCGACCAGAGGTACCCGAATCTCTTCGAATTCGACCGGGATAAGGGCATGTTCCAGTTCCGGTCCGACACCACCTTCGACTCGGGTTCCACCGTCGTCAAGCCGCGGGCCAGGGCCGCCCTCGAGAAGCTTGCCGAGATACTTAACAACGATCAGGTGAGGGATCGGGCCCTGACGATCGTAGGCCACACAGACACCGATCGGGTCGCAAAGTCGGCCACCATCGCCAATCTGCGGCAGCTTGGCAAGTCCGCCGACAATCAGGGGCTCAGCGAGGCCCGCGCCGAGGCGGTGGCTGAGGTGCTTCGCGGCGGCGGGATTGACGCGGGTCGCATGACCACCAGGGGTGTGGGGCAAACCCAGCCGATCGCCGAGAACCGCACACCCGAGGGCAAGGCCAGGAACCGCCGCGTGACCATCTATTTGGCGACGATGGACAGGTAG